One segment of Pradoshia eiseniae DNA contains the following:
- a CDS encoding oxidoreductase yields MKPIKTAIIGFGLSGSKFHAPFIQDMEEFELSAIVVREPEKIRSQAGDVPVFDSLEKALGELPEIELVIISTPTPTHYALAKAAIMAGKHLIVEKPFVVTVEEGEELIALAKEHNTVLSVYQNRRWDGDYLTVKSLIDSGKLGTVHTIEMNWDRYPKEVRDRWKEADIAGGGVFYDLAPHMLDQALCLWGEPYAIYGNMQKQREGAKATDYFHVVLEYEKGSILIRGGTLVSAQTPRFSIHASEGSYIICGHDPQEAQLQAGIMPNDEEYGKRDENRVSIFVKPDGTREEIEVAKGNYADYFRQVAAAIRDGGTVPVTGEEGLAVIRLIEAGIESANEKKIVINRV; encoded by the coding sequence ATGAAACCAATCAAAACAGCTATCATTGGATTTGGGCTATCGGGTTCCAAGTTCCATGCACCGTTTATCCAAGACATGGAGGAGTTTGAATTATCCGCTATCGTCGTGCGCGAGCCTGAGAAAATTCGCTCTCAGGCAGGAGATGTTCCGGTTTTCGATTCGCTTGAGAAGGCGCTTGGGGAATTGCCTGAAATTGAATTGGTCATCATCTCCACGCCGACACCAACTCACTATGCTCTGGCAAAAGCAGCGATTATGGCCGGTAAACATTTAATCGTGGAGAAACCATTCGTTGTGACGGTTGAGGAAGGTGAAGAATTAATCGCACTTGCAAAAGAGCATAATACTGTCTTGAGCGTTTACCAAAATCGTCGCTGGGATGGTGATTATTTGACCGTTAAGAGTCTGATTGACTCAGGAAAACTAGGCACTGTACATACGATTGAAATGAACTGGGACCGCTACCCTAAAGAGGTTCGCGACCGCTGGAAGGAAGCGGATATCGCTGGGGGCGGAGTATTCTATGACCTTGCTCCGCATATGCTTGACCAAGCCTTATGTCTTTGGGGAGAACCATATGCGATCTACGGAAATATGCAAAAACAGCGCGAAGGAGCAAAGGCAACCGACTATTTTCATGTCGTCCTTGAATATGAAAAAGGAAGCATACTTATTCGCGGCGGGACTTTAGTTTCTGCTCAAACACCGCGCTTCTCCATCCATGCTTCCGAAGGGTCCTATATCATTTGCGGGCATGACCCGCAAGAGGCACAGCTGCAAGCGGGCATCATGCCGAATGATGAGGAATACGGAAAACGGGATGAAAACCGTGTAAGTATATTTGTGAAGCCAGATGGAACAAGGGAGGAAATCGAGGTTGCAAAAGGCAATTATGCTGACTACTTTAGGCAAGTAGCGGCTGCCATCCGTGATGGAGGTACCGTTCCTGTGACTGGCGAAGAAGGTTTGGCTGTTATTCGTCTCATTGAAGCAGGCATTGAGAGTGCGAATGAGAAGAAGATAGTGATTAATAGAGTATAA
- a CDS encoding DNA-3-methyladenine glycosylase family protein, whose protein sequence is MWKESIQIEGPYNFDLVLERISLDPLHEIDPINRLIKVPLLIDGKPYVYRVQGVGTVDAPTFVISGEAEQERAMNRLADIFQWNLPLSHIHAHFGESELKDIFEVHRGTPLILEFDLYGCLVKNIIHQQLNMAFAQKLTMDFVHTYGFEKEGVWFYPAPERAAGLTVEELRTLKFSSRKAEYVIGLSEKVASGELDLEGMREWSDEAIIDELIKIRGIGRWTAENFLLFGLGRPNLFPKADIGIQNAIKLLYNLEKKPTMDEMNQFSETWHPYLSYASLYLWRSIEKRRN, encoded by the coding sequence ATGTGGAAGGAAAGCATTCAGATTGAAGGACCGTATAATTTTGATCTAGTCTTAGAGCGGATTAGCCTCGACCCGCTGCATGAAATTGATCCAATCAATCGATTGATTAAGGTCCCCTTGCTAATAGACGGGAAGCCATACGTGTACAGGGTACAGGGGGTTGGCACCGTTGATGCACCGACATTCGTTATCAGCGGGGAAGCGGAGCAGGAGCGAGCAATGAATAGGCTTGCGGACATCTTCCAGTGGAATCTTCCTTTGTCACATATCCATGCCCACTTTGGCGAAAGCGAGCTGAAGGATATATTCGAAGTGCATCGCGGGACACCGTTGATCCTGGAGTTTGACTTATATGGCTGCCTTGTGAAAAACATTATCCATCAGCAATTGAACATGGCTTTTGCCCAAAAGCTGACGATGGATTTCGTGCATACGTACGGATTTGAAAAGGAGGGTGTCTGGTTTTATCCGGCACCTGAGCGAGCGGCCGGATTGACAGTCGAGGAACTGCGCACTCTTAAATTCAGCTCCCGCAAGGCAGAATATGTGATTGGCTTATCCGAGAAGGTGGCAAGTGGTGAACTGGACCTTGAAGGGATGCGTGAGTGGAGCGATGAAGCCATTATAGATGAGCTTATTAAGATTCGCGGGATCGGGCGCTGGACAGCAGAGAACTTCCTGCTCTTTGGTCTCGGCCGTCCTAACCTATTCCCAAAAGCCGATATCGGCATCCAAAATGCTATAAAGCTGCTATACAATCTCGAGAAAAAGCCGACAATGGATGAAATGAATCAATTCAGCGAAACGTGGCATCCCTATTTGAGCTACGCCTCGCTTTACTTATGGAGAAGCATCGAAAAACGGAGGAATTAA
- the recQ gene encoding DNA helicase RecQ: MLGEASSLLKKHFGYEQFRDGQRKIIEQVLNGTDTLGIMPTGGGKSICYQIPALLIPGVTLVISPLISLMKDQVDALDQVGIPATFINSSLSSQEVNDRLSDVQYGAYKLLYLAPERLESHAFMEEIRRLPVDLIAVDEAHCISQWGHDFRPSYLRIQSLAGQLDSSPVVLALTATATPRVQEDIRRALDIAEENTVLTGFERSNLSFQVIKGQNKQKFIDAYVKKNQSVSGIIYCATRKTVDHLYERLRQKGIAAGRYHAGLSAEERELEQDRFLRDEITVMIATNAFGMGIDKSDVRYVIHAQMPKNMEGYYQEAGRAGRDGLPSDCLLLHSEQDVQVQRFLIDQSQGDEGHKEAELKKLYQMRDYCHTQGCLQAFILHYFGEGEADDCGRCSNCLDERSSVDVTKEAQMVLSCIIRMGERFGKMMVAQVLTGSANKKVLEQNFDRLPTYGLLKQQSAKDVGDLIDFLTSEQYIGITGGQFPLLYVTQSGKEVLLGKKSVMRKEAVRISSVALDDPLFEELRSLRKEIAGEEKVPPYLIFSDQALRDMCAKQPATSDEFLDVKGVGRQKAEKYGNRFIQAIGVFLAENEYEAKTITEAEKPAKKAKAAVKNSHLDTYELYKIGLSLKEMAEKRDLSIQTIESHLFRCLDEGMELDWSYFFTADEEEQILAVLNETGSELLKPIKEALPDKISYTAIKAVLKKRQIETREGIS, from the coding sequence ATGCTTGGAGAAGCTAGTTCTCTGTTAAAGAAGCATTTTGGCTATGAACAATTCCGGGACGGTCAAAGGAAGATCATTGAACAGGTCTTGAATGGAACCGATACGCTTGGCATCATGCCGACAGGCGGCGGGAAATCGATATGCTATCAAATACCGGCCTTGCTCATTCCGGGTGTTACCCTCGTCATCTCTCCCTTAATCTCTCTTATGAAGGACCAGGTCGATGCACTCGACCAGGTTGGCATCCCCGCCACATTTATCAATAGTTCCCTAAGCTCACAGGAAGTGAATGACCGGCTGTCGGATGTTCAATATGGTGCCTATAAGCTCCTTTATCTTGCACCGGAGCGGCTTGAGAGCCATGCGTTCATGGAAGAAATTCGCCGATTGCCGGTTGACCTGATTGCGGTTGATGAAGCGCACTGTATTTCACAATGGGGCCATGACTTCCGCCCAAGCTATTTGCGTATTCAATCGCTCGCGGGCCAGCTGGATTCAAGTCCAGTCGTACTGGCGCTGACAGCGACAGCCACGCCGCGTGTACAGGAGGATATCCGGAGGGCGCTCGACATAGCTGAAGAGAATACCGTTCTTACCGGATTTGAACGCAGCAACTTAAGCTTCCAGGTCATCAAGGGGCAGAATAAGCAGAAGTTCATTGATGCGTACGTGAAGAAGAATCAATCGGTCTCGGGCATTATTTATTGCGCGACTCGTAAGACAGTCGACCATCTGTATGAGCGGCTCCGTCAAAAAGGAATAGCCGCAGGCCGTTATCATGCTGGGCTGTCGGCAGAAGAAAGGGAGCTTGAGCAGGACCGTTTCTTGCGTGATGAAATAACGGTCATGATTGCAACAAATGCCTTTGGCATGGGAATCGATAAATCTGATGTCCGCTATGTGATTCATGCTCAAATGCCGAAGAATATGGAGGGCTATTATCAGGAGGCTGGCCGTGCCGGCCGTGATGGGCTCCCAAGTGATTGCCTTCTCTTGCATTCAGAGCAGGATGTGCAGGTGCAAAGGTTCTTGATTGATCAGTCCCAAGGAGATGAGGGACATAAAGAAGCTGAGCTGAAAAAGCTGTACCAAATGCGTGACTATTGCCATACGCAGGGCTGTCTCCAGGCTTTTATTCTTCATTATTTTGGTGAGGGAGAGGCGGATGACTGCGGCAGATGCTCCAATTGCCTTGATGAGCGGAGTTCAGTAGATGTGACGAAGGAAGCGCAGATGGTACTCTCTTGCATCATTCGGATGGGAGAGCGCTTCGGCAAGATGATGGTAGCGCAGGTGTTGACCGGTTCTGCGAATAAGAAGGTGCTTGAGCAGAACTTCGACCGGCTTCCAACCTATGGGCTCCTGAAACAGCAGTCAGCGAAGGATGTAGGAGACTTGATTGACTTCCTTACATCAGAGCAATATATCGGCATCACAGGCGGGCAGTTCCCTCTACTTTATGTAACTCAGTCGGGGAAGGAGGTCCTCCTCGGCAAGAAGAGCGTCATGAGGAAGGAGGCGGTTCGCATCTCGAGCGTTGCGCTTGATGACCCGCTATTCGAGGAGCTGCGTTCTCTCAGGAAAGAAATTGCTGGGGAAGAGAAGGTACCGCCATACTTGATATTCTCAGACCAAGCATTGCGTGATATGTGTGCCAAGCAGCCGGCAACGAGTGACGAATTCCTCGATGTGAAGGGTGTCGGCAGGCAGAAGGCAGAGAAATATGGGAATCGCTTTATCCAGGCGATTGGCGTTTTTCTTGCTGAGAATGAATATGAGGCAAAGACGATTACTGAGGCAGAAAAGCCAGCGAAGAAGGCGAAGGCAGCTGTGAAGAACTCCCATTTGGATACGTATGAATTGTATAAAATCGGATTGAGCCTCAAGGAAATGGCCGAAAAGCGAGACCTTTCCATACAGACGATTGAGTCCCATTTATTCCGATGTCTCGATGAAGGGATGGAGCTGGACTGGTCTTACTTTTTCACGGCAGATGAAGAGGAACAAATACTCGCGGTCCTCAATGAGACAGGCAGTGAATTGTTGAAGCCAATCAAGGAGGCTCTTCCCGATAAAATAAGCTACACAGCCATTAAGGCGGTCCTGAAAAAGCGACAAATCGAAACGCGCGAAGGCATAAGCTGA
- the rlmD gene encoding 23S rRNA (uracil(1939)-C(5))-methyltransferase RlmD, which yields MKQQAANIREGQEILLTIKRLGINGEGVGYYKRQVVFVPGALPEEVVEVKITNTHPKYSEGLVKKIKKASPHRVKPPCPVYDVCGGCQLQHLEYGQQLREKRDIVIQSLERHSRFNASNVDIRPTIGMENPWNYRNKNQFQVGTNDKQELIAGLYAANSHNLIDIENCMVQHEATNKVTRTVLGILKELGIPAYDTKKKSGIVKTVVTRVGFASDQVQVVIITISEKLPKKREIIEQINKHLPEVVSIVQNVNKENTPLVFGEKTIHLWGEEAIEEKLGDLSYELSARTFFQLNPVQTVKLYDEVKKAAKLKGYEKVVDAYCGVGTIGLWLADSCKEVRGMDVIPESIEDAIQNAKRHSMDNVRYEVGKAEDIMPKWTKEGFRPDIVVVDPPRSGLDKKLMDTILKTAPKRIVYVSCNPSTLAKDLEYMGKAYRPKYIQPVDMFPQTSHVECVVEIVKRV from the coding sequence ATGAAGCAACAAGCAGCAAACATCCGTGAAGGACAAGAAATATTGCTGACAATAAAACGCCTCGGCATTAATGGGGAGGGAGTAGGCTACTATAAACGACAGGTCGTTTTCGTGCCCGGCGCACTGCCCGAGGAAGTCGTAGAAGTCAAGATTACGAACACCCATCCGAAGTATTCGGAAGGGCTCGTAAAGAAAATCAAAAAAGCGTCCCCGCACCGCGTCAAGCCGCCCTGCCCTGTTTATGATGTATGCGGAGGGTGTCAGCTGCAGCACCTCGAATATGGCCAGCAGCTGCGTGAAAAGCGTGATATTGTCATTCAATCGTTAGAGCGCCACAGCCGCTTCAATGCGAGCAATGTGGACATCCGCCCGACGATTGGTATGGAAAACCCATGGAATTATCGCAACAAAAACCAATTCCAGGTCGGAACGAACGACAAACAAGAGCTGATTGCCGGTCTCTATGCAGCAAACAGCCATAACTTGATTGATATTGAAAACTGTATGGTTCAGCATGAGGCGACGAACAAGGTTACTCGGACCGTGCTTGGCATTCTGAAGGAGCTCGGAATCCCTGCTTATGATACGAAGAAAAAAAGCGGCATTGTCAAAACCGTCGTAACCCGCGTCGGCTTTGCTTCCGACCAGGTTCAAGTCGTCATCATCACGATCTCCGAAAAGCTTCCGAAGAAACGCGAAATCATCGAACAGATTAACAAGCACCTTCCGGAAGTCGTTTCCATCGTTCAGAACGTCAATAAGGAAAATACCCCGCTAGTCTTCGGAGAGAAAACGATTCATCTCTGGGGAGAAGAAGCGATTGAGGAGAAGCTTGGAGATTTAAGCTATGAGCTCTCAGCACGCACCTTCTTCCAGCTGAATCCAGTCCAAACAGTCAAGCTCTATGATGAAGTGAAAAAGGCGGCCAAGCTGAAAGGCTATGAAAAAGTCGTGGATGCCTACTGTGGTGTTGGAACAATCGGACTTTGGCTTGCTGATAGCTGCAAGGAAGTCCGCGGCATGGATGTCATCCCTGAATCGATTGAGGATGCCATCCAAAATGCAAAGCGCCATAGCATGGACAATGTCCGCTATGAGGTCGGCAAGGCAGAAGACATCATGCCAAAATGGACAAAGGAAGGCTTCCGTCCTGATATTGTTGTCGTCGACCCGCCAAGAAGCGGACTCGATAAGAAATTGATGGATACAATCCTAAAGACAGCTCCAAAACGAATTGTTTATGTAAGCTGCAACCCTTCTACACTGGCGAAAGATCTTGAGTATATGGGCAAAGCATACCGCCCGAAATATATTCAGCCTGTGGACATGTTCCCACAGACATCGCATGTTGAATGTGTCGTGGAAATTGTGAAGCGGGTATAA